The proteins below are encoded in one region of Coturnix japonica isolate 7356 chromosome 10, Coturnix japonica 2.1, whole genome shotgun sequence:
- the LOC107318667 gene encoding uncharacterized protein LOC107318667 isoform X3: protein MSPGQGGLSGTGGAGRDSLGTFLGAGTASNLGSCSLGTAEQQGDFEGASEMDLPEQVSSLLRTLQDKVPPFLQPQYWLRSWMCQVCMELIKAAQVNSSKKAVAGAASTAAFFLCEGLLGQHFDMVPNGVAEPQPGDLFLFPLASGGPGWWGAHAGVYCGDGEIIHLEGTSGTSPTGIVAKHGKSHLVRTRGPAKVLRMKGGLDAAALQWRIRAAMDMVLEYDAVTCNCIHFALALLGLGQLAGDMMFPALQ, encoded by the exons ATGTCACCAGGACAGGGCGGGCTCAGTGGCACCGGTGGGGCCGGTCGGGACAGTCTGGGCACATTCCTCGGTGCAGGCACTGCCAGCAACTTGGGGTCCTGCAGCCTGGGGACTGCAGAACAACAAGGGGATTTCGAAGGCGCCTCTGAG ATGGACCTCCCGGAGCAG GTGAGCTCCTTGCTGCGGACCCTGCAGGACAAGGTCCCGCCATTCCTCCAACCTCAGTACTGGCTGCGCTCCTGGATGTGTCAGGTTTGCATGGAACTGATCAAGGCAGCGCAG GTGAACAGCTCCAAGAAG GCAGTGGCAGGAGCAGCAAGCACAGCGGCGTTCTTCCTTTGTGAGGGGCTGCTGGGTCAGCACTTTGACATGGTGCCCAATGGGGTGGCTGAGCCCCAGCCTGGGGATCTCTTCCTCTTCCCGCTGGCCTCGGGGGGACCCGGCTGGTGGGGTGCCCACGCTGGTGTCTATTGCGGTGATGGGGAGATCATCCACCTGGAAG GCACCTCAGGAACATCTCCAACAGGAATTGTGGCCAAGCATGGTAAGAGTCACCTCGTGAGGACACGGGGCCCTGCCAAAGTGCTGCGGATGAAGGGGGGACTGGATGCAGCTGCCCTGCAATGGCGGATCCGAGCAGCCATGGACATGGTGCTGGAGTACGACGCTGTCACCTGTAACTGCATCCACTTTGCCCTTGCCCTTCTGGGGCTGGGCCAGCTTGCTGGGGATATG Atgttcccagcactgcagtga
- the LOC107318667 gene encoding uncharacterized protein LOC107318667 isoform X5, whose product MSPGQGGLSGTGGAGRDSLGTFLGAGTASNLGSCSLGTAEQQGDFEGASEMDLPEQVNSSKKAVAGAASTAAFFLCEGLLGQHFDMVPNGVAEPQPGDLFLFPLASGGPGWWGAHAGVYCGDGEIIHLEGTSGTSPTGIVAKHGKSHLVRTRGPAKVLRMKGGLDAAALQWRIRAAMDMVLEYDAVTCNCIHFALALLGLGQLAGDMMFPALQ is encoded by the exons ATGTCACCAGGACAGGGCGGGCTCAGTGGCACCGGTGGGGCCGGTCGGGACAGTCTGGGCACATTCCTCGGTGCAGGCACTGCCAGCAACTTGGGGTCCTGCAGCCTGGGGACTGCAGAACAACAAGGGGATTTCGAAGGCGCCTCTGAG ATGGACCTCCCGGAGCAG GTGAACAGCTCCAAGAAG GCAGTGGCAGGAGCAGCAAGCACAGCGGCGTTCTTCCTTTGTGAGGGGCTGCTGGGTCAGCACTTTGACATGGTGCCCAATGGGGTGGCTGAGCCCCAGCCTGGGGATCTCTTCCTCTTCCCGCTGGCCTCGGGGGGACCCGGCTGGTGGGGTGCCCACGCTGGTGTCTATTGCGGTGATGGGGAGATCATCCACCTGGAAG GCACCTCAGGAACATCTCCAACAGGAATTGTGGCCAAGCATGGTAAGAGTCACCTCGTGAGGACACGGGGCCCTGCCAAAGTGCTGCGGATGAAGGGGGGACTGGATGCAGCTGCCCTGCAATGGCGGATCCGAGCAGCCATGGACATGGTGCTGGAGTACGACGCTGTCACCTGTAACTGCATCCACTTTGCCCTTGCCCTTCTGGGGCTGGGCCAGCTTGCTGGGGATATG Atgttcccagcactgcagtga
- the LOC107318667 gene encoding uncharacterized protein LOC107318667 isoform X4, which translates to MSPGQGGLSGTGGAGRDSLGTFLGAGTASNLGSCSLGTAEQQGDFEGASEVSSLLRTLQDKVPPFLQPQYWLRSWMCQVCMELIKAAQVNSSKKAVAGAASTAAFFLCEGLLGQHFDMVPNGVAEPQPGDLFLFPLASGGPGWWGAHAGVYCGDGEIIHLEGTSGTSPTGIVAKHGKSHLVRTRGPAKVLRMKGGLDAAALQWRIRAAMDMVLEYDAVTCNCIHFALALLGLGQLAGDMMFPALQ; encoded by the exons ATGTCACCAGGACAGGGCGGGCTCAGTGGCACCGGTGGGGCCGGTCGGGACAGTCTGGGCACATTCCTCGGTGCAGGCACTGCCAGCAACTTGGGGTCCTGCAGCCTGGGGACTGCAGAACAACAAGGGGATTTCGAAGGCGCCTCTGAG GTGAGCTCCTTGCTGCGGACCCTGCAGGACAAGGTCCCGCCATTCCTCCAACCTCAGTACTGGCTGCGCTCCTGGATGTGTCAGGTTTGCATGGAACTGATCAAGGCAGCGCAG GTGAACAGCTCCAAGAAG GCAGTGGCAGGAGCAGCAAGCACAGCGGCGTTCTTCCTTTGTGAGGGGCTGCTGGGTCAGCACTTTGACATGGTGCCCAATGGGGTGGCTGAGCCCCAGCCTGGGGATCTCTTCCTCTTCCCGCTGGCCTCGGGGGGACCCGGCTGGTGGGGTGCCCACGCTGGTGTCTATTGCGGTGATGGGGAGATCATCCACCTGGAAG GCACCTCAGGAACATCTCCAACAGGAATTGTGGCCAAGCATGGTAAGAGTCACCTCGTGAGGACACGGGGCCCTGCCAAAGTGCTGCGGATGAAGGGGGGACTGGATGCAGCTGCCCTGCAATGGCGGATCCGAGCAGCCATGGACATGGTGCTGGAGTACGACGCTGTCACCTGTAACTGCATCCACTTTGCCCTTGCCCTTCTGGGGCTGGGCCAGCTTGCTGGGGATATG Atgttcccagcactgcagtga
- the LOC107318667 gene encoding uncharacterized protein LOC107318667 isoform X2 translates to MSPGQGGLSGTGGAGRDSLGTFLGAGTASNLGSCSLGTAEQQGDFEGASEMDLPEQVARRHHKGHCTSFLFSHPGVMAPVLFVLRVSSLLRTLQDKVPPFLQPQYWLRSWMCQVNSSKKAVAGAASTAAFFLCEGLLGQHFDMVPNGVAEPQPGDLFLFPLASGGPGWWGAHAGVYCGDGEIIHLEGTSGTSPTGIVAKHGKSHLVRTRGPAKVLRMKGGLDAAALQWRIRAAMDMVLEYDAVTCNCIHFALALLGLGQLAGDMMFPALQ, encoded by the exons ATGTCACCAGGACAGGGCGGGCTCAGTGGCACCGGTGGGGCCGGTCGGGACAGTCTGGGCACATTCCTCGGTGCAGGCACTGCCAGCAACTTGGGGTCCTGCAGCCTGGGGACTGCAGAACAACAAGGGGATTTCGAAGGCGCCTCTGAG ATGGACCTCCCGGAGCAGGTAGCCAGGAGACACCACAAAGGCCACTGTACTTCATTCCTCTTCTCCCACCCTGGGGTCATGGCACCTGTGTTGTTTGTGCTACGT GTGAGCTCCTTGCTGCGGACCCTGCAGGACAAGGTCCCGCCATTCCTCCAACCTCAGTACTGGCTGCGCTCCTGGATGTGTCAG GTGAACAGCTCCAAGAAG GCAGTGGCAGGAGCAGCAAGCACAGCGGCGTTCTTCCTTTGTGAGGGGCTGCTGGGTCAGCACTTTGACATGGTGCCCAATGGGGTGGCTGAGCCCCAGCCTGGGGATCTCTTCCTCTTCCCGCTGGCCTCGGGGGGACCCGGCTGGTGGGGTGCCCACGCTGGTGTCTATTGCGGTGATGGGGAGATCATCCACCTGGAAG GCACCTCAGGAACATCTCCAACAGGAATTGTGGCCAAGCATGGTAAGAGTCACCTCGTGAGGACACGGGGCCCTGCCAAAGTGCTGCGGATGAAGGGGGGACTGGATGCAGCTGCCCTGCAATGGCGGATCCGAGCAGCCATGGACATGGTGCTGGAGTACGACGCTGTCACCTGTAACTGCATCCACTTTGCCCTTGCCCTTCTGGGGCTGGGCCAGCTTGCTGGGGATATG Atgttcccagcactgcagtga
- the LOC107318667 gene encoding uncharacterized protein LOC107318667 isoform X6: MSPGQGGLSGTGGAGRDSLGTFLGAGTASNLGSCSLGTAEQQGDFEGASEVNSSKKAVAGAASTAAFFLCEGLLGQHFDMVPNGVAEPQPGDLFLFPLASGGPGWWGAHAGVYCGDGEIIHLEGTSGTSPTGIVAKHGKSHLVRTRGPAKVLRMKGGLDAAALQWRIRAAMDMVLEYDAVTCNCIHFALALLGLGQLAGDMMFPALQ; encoded by the exons ATGTCACCAGGACAGGGCGGGCTCAGTGGCACCGGTGGGGCCGGTCGGGACAGTCTGGGCACATTCCTCGGTGCAGGCACTGCCAGCAACTTGGGGTCCTGCAGCCTGGGGACTGCAGAACAACAAGGGGATTTCGAAGGCGCCTCTGAG GTGAACAGCTCCAAGAAG GCAGTGGCAGGAGCAGCAAGCACAGCGGCGTTCTTCCTTTGTGAGGGGCTGCTGGGTCAGCACTTTGACATGGTGCCCAATGGGGTGGCTGAGCCCCAGCCTGGGGATCTCTTCCTCTTCCCGCTGGCCTCGGGGGGACCCGGCTGGTGGGGTGCCCACGCTGGTGTCTATTGCGGTGATGGGGAGATCATCCACCTGGAAG GCACCTCAGGAACATCTCCAACAGGAATTGTGGCCAAGCATGGTAAGAGTCACCTCGTGAGGACACGGGGCCCTGCCAAAGTGCTGCGGATGAAGGGGGGACTGGATGCAGCTGCCCTGCAATGGCGGATCCGAGCAGCCATGGACATGGTGCTGGAGTACGACGCTGTCACCTGTAACTGCATCCACTTTGCCCTTGCCCTTCTGGGGCTGGGCCAGCTTGCTGGGGATATG Atgttcccagcactgcagtga
- the NR2E3 gene encoding photoreceptor-specific nuclear receptor isoform X2, whose protein sequence is MAASPAGSVVSAGLEDSPSGLSPAPGKALSPVLLCKVCGDTSSGKHYGIYACNGCSGFFKRSVRRKLIYRCQAGTGLCPVDKAHRNQCQACRLKKCLQAGMNKDAVQNERQPRSTAQVRLDSIELDAELPPEHVAATRDVPPVPCPAPRGPGATAATAAVPRTPTPPTNHRFMASLMTAETCAKLEPEDVDETVDVTGGEPERAGGEYQVAPYPAAGPENVYETSARLLFMAVKWAKNLPVFSNLPFRDQVILLEEAWSELFLLCAIQWSMPLESCPLLAVPEPSPGKLLPAAVDVRALQETLGRFKALAVDPTEFACMKAVVLFKPETRGLKDPEQVENLQDQSQVMLGQHNRSHYPGQPVRFGKLLLLLPALRFLSSERVELLFFRRTIGNTPMEKLLCDMFKN, encoded by the exons ATGGCTGCATCGCCGGCGGGGTCGGTGGTGAGCGCCGGGCTGGAGGACAGCCCCTCGG GACTGAGCCCGGCCCCTGGCAAGGCACTGAGCCCTGTGCTGTTGTGCAAGGTGTGTGGAGACACCAGCAGTGGGAAGCACTACGGCATCTATGCCTGCAATGGCTGCAGCGGCTTCTTCAAGCGCAGTGTCCGCAGGAAGCTCATCTAcag GTGCCAAGCAGGGACAGGGCTGTGCCCAGTGGACAAGGCACACCGCAACCAGTGCCAGGCATGCCGGCTCAAGAAGTGCCTGCAAGCCGGCATGAACAAGGATG ctgtgcagaatGAGCGCCAGCCCCGAAGCACAGCCCAGGTCCGGCTAGACAGCATTGAGCTGGATGCCGAGCTGCCCCCAGAGCACGTGGCTGCCACGCGTGATGTCCCACCAGTTCCCTGCCCGGCCCCCCGTGGCCCTGGGGCTACTGCTGCCACCGCCGCTGTCCCCCGCACACCCACACCACCCACCAACCACCGCTTCATGGCCAGCCTGATGACAGCTGAGACCTGCGCCAAGCTGGAGCCTGAAGATG TTGATGAGACAGTGGATGTGACGGGTGGTGAGCCCGAGCGGGCAGGTGGTGAGTACCAGGTGGCCCCATACCCAGCAGCTGGTCCTGAAAATGTCTACGAGACCTCGGCACGCCTTCTCTTCATGGCTGTCAAGTGGGCAAAGAATCTGCCTGTCTTCTCCAATCTGCCCTTCCGGGACCAG GTGATCCTGCTGGAGGAGGCGTGGAGCGAGCtgttcctgctctgtgccatccAGTGGTCCATGCCCCTGGAGAGCTGCCCGCTGCTGGCTGTCCCCGAGCCATCCCCTGGCAAGCTGTTGCCAGCCGCCGTGGACGTGCGGGCGCTGCAGGAGACCCTGGGGCGCTTCAAGGCGCTGGCTGTCGATCCCACTGAATTTGCCTGCATGAAGGCTGTGGTGCTCTTCAAGCCAG AGACCCGTGGCCTGAAGGACCCTGAACAGGTGGAGAACCTGCAGGACCAGTCGCAGGTGATGCTGGGCCAGCACAACCGCTCCCActaccctgggcagcccgtCAG GtttgggaagctgctgctgctcctgccagcactgcGCTTCCTCTCCTCCGAGCGTGTGGAGCTGCTCTTCTTCCGCCGTACCATCGGCAACACCCCCATGGAGAAGCTGCTCTGCGACATGTTCAAGAACTGA
- the NR2E3 gene encoding photoreceptor-specific nuclear receptor isoform X1, with product MSPGISEVPWAGPMEVAEPHCLNERTDGRGWGTLRVPAHPVCGGSTPAGLSPAPGKALSPVLLCKVCGDTSSGKHYGIYACNGCSGFFKRSVRRKLIYRCQAGTGLCPVDKAHRNQCQACRLKKCLQAGMNKDAVQNERQPRSTAQVRLDSIELDAELPPEHVAATRDVPPVPCPAPRGPGATAATAAVPRTPTPPTNHRFMASLMTAETCAKLEPEDVDETVDVTGGEPERAGGEYQVAPYPAAGPENVYETSARLLFMAVKWAKNLPVFSNLPFRDQVILLEEAWSELFLLCAIQWSMPLESCPLLAVPEPSPGKLLPAAVDVRALQETLGRFKALAVDPTEFACMKAVVLFKPETRGLKDPEQVENLQDQSQVMLGQHNRSHYPGQPVRFGKLLLLLPALRFLSSERVELLFFRRTIGNTPMEKLLCDMFKN from the exons ATGTCCCCTGGAATATCTGAGGTCCCCTGGGCTGGACCAATGGAGGTGGCAGAGCCCCACTGTCTGAATGAGAGGACTGATGGAAGGGGATGGGGGACACTACGAGTCCCCGCTCACCCTGTGTGTGGTGGTTCCACTCCTGCAGGACTGAGCCCGGCCCCTGGCAAGGCACTGAGCCCTGTGCTGTTGTGCAAGGTGTGTGGAGACACCAGCAGTGGGAAGCACTACGGCATCTATGCCTGCAATGGCTGCAGCGGCTTCTTCAAGCGCAGTGTCCGCAGGAAGCTCATCTAcag GTGCCAAGCAGGGACAGGGCTGTGCCCAGTGGACAAGGCACACCGCAACCAGTGCCAGGCATGCCGGCTCAAGAAGTGCCTGCAAGCCGGCATGAACAAGGATG ctgtgcagaatGAGCGCCAGCCCCGAAGCACAGCCCAGGTCCGGCTAGACAGCATTGAGCTGGATGCCGAGCTGCCCCCAGAGCACGTGGCTGCCACGCGTGATGTCCCACCAGTTCCCTGCCCGGCCCCCCGTGGCCCTGGGGCTACTGCTGCCACCGCCGCTGTCCCCCGCACACCCACACCACCCACCAACCACCGCTTCATGGCCAGCCTGATGACAGCTGAGACCTGCGCCAAGCTGGAGCCTGAAGATG TTGATGAGACAGTGGATGTGACGGGTGGTGAGCCCGAGCGGGCAGGTGGTGAGTACCAGGTGGCCCCATACCCAGCAGCTGGTCCTGAAAATGTCTACGAGACCTCGGCACGCCTTCTCTTCATGGCTGTCAAGTGGGCAAAGAATCTGCCTGTCTTCTCCAATCTGCCCTTCCGGGACCAG GTGATCCTGCTGGAGGAGGCGTGGAGCGAGCtgttcctgctctgtgccatccAGTGGTCCATGCCCCTGGAGAGCTGCCCGCTGCTGGCTGTCCCCGAGCCATCCCCTGGCAAGCTGTTGCCAGCCGCCGTGGACGTGCGGGCGCTGCAGGAGACCCTGGGGCGCTTCAAGGCGCTGGCTGTCGATCCCACTGAATTTGCCTGCATGAAGGCTGTGGTGCTCTTCAAGCCAG AGACCCGTGGCCTGAAGGACCCTGAACAGGTGGAGAACCTGCAGGACCAGTCGCAGGTGATGCTGGGCCAGCACAACCGCTCCCActaccctgggcagcccgtCAG GtttgggaagctgctgctgctcctgccagcactgcGCTTCCTCTCCTCCGAGCGTGTGGAGCTGCTCTTCTTCCGCCGTACCATCGGCAACACCCCCATGGAGAAGCTGCTCTGCGACATGTTCAAGAACTGA
- the LOC107318667 gene encoding uncharacterized protein LOC107318667 isoform X1, with protein sequence MSPGQGGLSGTGGAGRDSLGTFLGAGTASNLGSCSLGTAEQQGDFEGASEMDLPEQVARRHHKGHCTSFLFSHPGVMAPVLFVLRVSSLLRTLQDKVPPFLQPQYWLRSWMCQVCMELIKAAQVNSSKKAVAGAASTAAFFLCEGLLGQHFDMVPNGVAEPQPGDLFLFPLASGGPGWWGAHAGVYCGDGEIIHLEGTSGTSPTGIVAKHGKSHLVRTRGPAKVLRMKGGLDAAALQWRIRAAMDMVLEYDAVTCNCIHFALALLGLGQLAGDMMFPALQ encoded by the exons ATGTCACCAGGACAGGGCGGGCTCAGTGGCACCGGTGGGGCCGGTCGGGACAGTCTGGGCACATTCCTCGGTGCAGGCACTGCCAGCAACTTGGGGTCCTGCAGCCTGGGGACTGCAGAACAACAAGGGGATTTCGAAGGCGCCTCTGAG ATGGACCTCCCGGAGCAGGTAGCCAGGAGACACCACAAAGGCCACTGTACTTCATTCCTCTTCTCCCACCCTGGGGTCATGGCACCTGTGTTGTTTGTGCTACGT GTGAGCTCCTTGCTGCGGACCCTGCAGGACAAGGTCCCGCCATTCCTCCAACCTCAGTACTGGCTGCGCTCCTGGATGTGTCAGGTTTGCATGGAACTGATCAAGGCAGCGCAG GTGAACAGCTCCAAGAAG GCAGTGGCAGGAGCAGCAAGCACAGCGGCGTTCTTCCTTTGTGAGGGGCTGCTGGGTCAGCACTTTGACATGGTGCCCAATGGGGTGGCTGAGCCCCAGCCTGGGGATCTCTTCCTCTTCCCGCTGGCCTCGGGGGGACCCGGCTGGTGGGGTGCCCACGCTGGTGTCTATTGCGGTGATGGGGAGATCATCCACCTGGAAG GCACCTCAGGAACATCTCCAACAGGAATTGTGGCCAAGCATGGTAAGAGTCACCTCGTGAGGACACGGGGCCCTGCCAAAGTGCTGCGGATGAAGGGGGGACTGGATGCAGCTGCCCTGCAATGGCGGATCCGAGCAGCCATGGACATGGTGCTGGAGTACGACGCTGTCACCTGTAACTGCATCCACTTTGCCCTTGCCCTTCTGGGGCTGGGCCAGCTTGCTGGGGATATG Atgttcccagcactgcagtga